The Pyrenophora tritici-repentis strain M4 chromosome 3, whole genome shotgun sequence genome has a window encoding:
- a CDS encoding pheromone receptor PREB, with protein MDDTMQSVQVPSNFDPWTQPLNFTMSDGNGGWVLVQKSWEDLDTWRIYDFRVGISYGVGFGASLMLLLTLLLLTKAEKRKSWIFLLNAACLLTNGIRCLLFCTWITGNFNNPYSVMSQSWDHITGYDFASYITINIFGILVTALIFISLSLQVWIVCVTTPPLHRKIIMAVTTTMACVAFGFRAAAVYYNTKLTLAFEGNDSVQNLTSTSYVVQVVAIWLFSCVFTFKLGHAILQRRRLNMPQFGPMQIVFIMGLQTMLVPAIFASLQFTNVLPEIVAHVLTVVCIFLPLSAMWAGVVNDQNLASRAPNSHQQLLNAECCDASRLTTLSSGSTACDKDKSRQMSV; from the exons ATGGACGACACCATGCAGAGCGTTCAGGTCCCGTCAAACTTCGATCCATGGACCCAGCCCTTGAACTTCACCATGTCCGATGGCAACGGTGGATGGGTTCTGGTACAGAAGAGCTGGGAGGACCTTGACACTTGGCGCATCTACGACTTTCGTGTCGGCATCAGTTATGGAGTTGGATTCGGCGCATCTCTGATGCTTCTGTTGACTCTCCTCCTCTTGACCAAGGCTGAGAAGCGAAAGTCCTGGATCTTTCTGCTCAACGCCGCATGTCTGCTCACCAACGGCATACGCTGTCTGCTCTTTTGCACATGGATTACCGGAAACTTCAACAATCCCTATTCGGTCATGAGCCAGAGTTGGGATCACATCACCGGATACGACTTTGCTAGCTACATCACTATCAATATCTTCGGAATCCTGGTCACCGCTCTGATCTTCATCTCGCTCAGTCTTCAAGTATGGATCGTGTGCGTCACGACACCGCCACTGCATCGCAAGATCATCATGGCTGTGACTACCACCATGGCATGCGTCGCGTTCGGATTCAGAGCCGCTGCCGTGTACTACAACACCAAGTTGACATTGGCTTTCGAGGGTAATGATTCCGTTCAGAACCTGACATCGACCTCGTACGTCGTACAGGTCGTTGCCATCTGGCTCTTCAGCTGCGTCTTCACCTTCAAGCTGGGGCATGCCATCTTGCAGAGACGTAGGCTCAACATGCCACAGTTTGGACCGATGCAAATCGTCTTCATCATGGGTCTGCAGACTATGCTCGTTCCAG CTATCTTCGCGAGTCTTCAGTTCACGAATGTTCTTCCTGAGATCGTCGCTCACGTCCTCACGGTTGTCTGCATCTTTCTCCCCCTCTCCGCCATGTGGGCAGGCGTGGTCAATGACCAGAATCTTGCATCGAGAGCACCAAACTCCCACCAGCAACTTCTCAATGCTGAGTGCTGCGATGCATCCAGGCTCACTACGCTGAGCAGCGGTTCCACTGCTTGCGATAAGGACAAGAGTCGTCAAATGAGTGTGTGA
- a CDS encoding BRCT domain containing protein, with protein MWTLVTSSADTTSGSTAFSLPDEGVAHIVMGIHSTNVGVVRNPVPNVDRQLGRITAASFGVKVQAVAETLIIVPDATPAGIGGPPSAKYELQPPVDGRTESIFLRHGDVLKFTSSQYNLTCKWANSEVQVDSSAADFVQVENGPDAKCIPKTPEEETEDEDLDEHAIATSTKPQNKTHPRATPKPPEQPSLVIQETPTATRVNGASAYPDTKPPDFTHQVAEPVEHTTSPLHDEASTQGPTVPQVAHASPRTNHAAIEVGNQTSETPSHHDRRNPSPKVKIPPRSARKRGTPAIDEDTGSEYEALKGPNKRAKTSDDDTQDSRLSNVNVLPSKRSSVKKAAAETEDMVPTRSQRSSQRSTTIPAGAYEGVAPRMAFSNSAIPKSHQAVKFLRKQGGAYVEDLADGFDVLCVRQGGLQKKPKVLYAIARGIPIVTDKWLLDSAKAGHLLPLSDFKPSVSKQENEWNFTFDGVFGHPQTLFEGYNVHFTKSLKATFESFADIEEVCKAAGAKAVTSTKMDKTGNSIVLANNDDDADAQKLAKEGITCYTKDILIYSILRGVLDLRSNDFKITENTTKTPSKGKMKRGRKSG; from the exons ATGTGGACTTTGGTCACATCCAGCGCCGACACCACGTCCGGCTCCACTGCCTTTAGTCTGCCAGATGAGGGCGTTGCTCATATCGTCATGGGTATACACAGTACAAATGTCGGCGTTGTTCGCAATCCCGTTCCAAATGTGGACCGCCAACTTGGCCGCATTA CTGCTGCATCATTCGGAGTCAAGGTTCAAGCTGTCGCCGAGACTTTGATCATCGTACCCGATGCAACCCCCGCCGGCATTGGTGGCCCACCGAGTGCCAAGTACGAGTTGCAACCACCTGTCGATGGCCGCACAGAATCAATCTTTCTCCGCCATGGCGATGTGTTGAAGTTTACATCATCACAATACAATCTGACTTGCAAATGGGCAAACTCGGAAGTACAGGTTGATTCCTCAGCTGCCGACTTTGTCCAGGTGGAAAATGGTCCCGACGCCAAATGTATCCCCAAGACTCCTGAAGAGGAAACCGAAGATGAGGATTTGGACGAACACGCTATCGCTACATCAACGAAACCGCAGAACAAGACACATCCGCGAGCAACTCCCAAACCTCCAGAGCAGCCGTCTCTTGTGATTCAAGAAACCCCAACTGCAACTCGAGTCAATGGCGCATCAGCATATCCAGATACTAAACCACCAGATTTCACTCATCAAGTGGCGGAACCTGTAGAACATACGACCTCTCCATTGCATGACGAAGCGTCAACTCAGGGTCCAACTGTCCCACAAGTTGCGCATGCTTCCCCACGAACCAATCATGCTGCTATCGAGGTAGGAAACCAGACTTCCGAGACACCTTCACACCATGATAGGAGAAACCCCTCGCCCAAGGTAAAGATTCCACCGAGATCAGCCAGAAAGCGTGGCACCCCTGCTATTGACGAGGATACCGGGTCGGAGTATGAAGCACTCAAAGGGCCTAATAAGCGTGCAAAGACAAGTGACGATGATACTCAAGATAGTCGCCTAAGCAATGTCAATGTTCTTCCGTCCAAGAGATCGTCGGTCAAGAAAGCGGCTGCAGAGACAGAGGATATGGTGCCCACGCGCTCACAACGGAGTTCACAACGATCAACGACCATTCCGGCGGGAGCTTACGAGGGTGTCGCACCACGCATGGCGTTTAGCAATTCGGCCATTCCAAAGTCCCATCAAGCCGTAAAATTCTTGAGGAAACAAGGCGGAGCGTATGTGGAAGACTTAGCTGATGGCTTCGATGTACTATG CGTGAGACAAGGTGGTCTCCAGAAGAAACCCAAAGTATTATACGCTATCGCTCGCGGTATCCCCATCGTCACCGACAAGTGGCTTCTGGATTCTGCAAAGGCCGGACATCTCCTCCCGTTGTCTGATTTCAAGCCCTCTGTGTCTAAACAAGAAAATGAATGGAACTTCACCTTCGATGGCGTCTTTGGTCATCCACAAACTCTATTCGAGGGCTATAACGTACACTTCACCAAGAGTCTCAAAGCGACATTTGAATCTTTTGCTGATATTGAGGAAGTCTGCAAAGCTGCAGGCGCCAAGGCCGTCACAAGCACGAAGATGGATAAGACTGGGAACAGTATCGTGCTTGCGAATAACGACGATGATGCGGATGCACAGAAACTGGCCAAGGAAGGCATAACATGCTATACCAAAGATATCCTCATCTACAGCATCCTAAGGGGTGTCCTAGATCTCCGCAGCAATGACTTCAAGATTACAGAGAATACCACCAAGACGCCATCCAAAGGGAAAATGAAGCGGGGTCGTAAGAGCGGGTAA
- a CDS encoding FtsJ, 23S rRNA methylase — MAIQKKHGKGRLDKWYKLAKEKGYRARAAFKLIQLNKKYNFLEKSKVLIDLCAAPGSWCQVASEVMPAHSLIVGVDLAPIKPIPRCITFQSDITTDKCRATLRQHLKHLKCDTVLHDGAPNVGTAWVQDAFTQAELVLQSMKLATEFLAEGGTFVTKIFRSKDYNSLLWVFNQLFAKVEATKPPSSRNVSAEIFVVCRGYKAPKNLDPRFLDARSVFAELADPTPNNEAKVFKPELKKRKREGYEEGDWTQFKEAPVSDFIQTTDPIAMLGGLNKLSFEQKPNGDIAVATIDKLPETTKEIRDCCADLKVLGRADFKRLLRWRLRAKEGEEVAEIESMDEEMQIQEELERMKEKESKSKKKQRRAENERKQKEITRLQMNMTTPFELGMEQAGGDDSMFALKAVDKAGAINKIAKGKMAQIVEREKQEEVEEELETDDEEDHLERDLDAMYGDYVEQRSARDAKYRAKRARKQDDDGEWNGFSDEDKEQSDDEELVQDADSDWSDDEEEGPKGLITDLDNEEQSKQGLTKRAARFFDQDIFKGIDGLDDLEDDEDSGIDVEGDTEMKDETVTSAPAPEAELSIRTTTNPAPSAFDEESSDDEDKIEEVARDETQWEQDNMPMKNGRPDIDIITAEAMTLAHQMATGQKSKHDLLDESFNRYSLRDVDGLPDWFLDDENRHSKLQRPTTAAAASAIKEKLRALNARPIKKVREAQARKKFKAAQRLEKLKKKSALLADEEGMTEKEKAQSIARLMSRAAKKKPKQKVSVIVAKGGNKGIKNRPKGTKGKYKMVDARLKKDVRGEKRAAKKNKKR; from the exons ATGGCGATCCAGAAAAAG CACGGAAAAGGTCGTCTCGACAAATGGTACAAGCTCGCAAAGGAAAAGGGCTACCGTGCGCGTGCCGCCTTCAAGTTGATCCAGTTGAACAAAAAGTACAACTTCCTGGAGAAGAGTAAGGTCTTGATCGATCTTTGCGCTGCGCCCGGATCATGGTGTCAAGTCGCTTCAGAG GTTATGCCCGCGCATTCCCTCATTGTTGGTGTCGACCTTGCCCCGATCAAGCCTATCCCGCGATGCATTACCTTCCAGAGCGATATTACGACCGACAAGTGCCGAGCGACGCTGCGCCAACATCTCAAGCATCTCAAGTGTGATACAGTCCTGCACGACGGTGCGCCCAATGTCGGAACTGCCTGGGTACAAGATGCCTTCACTCAGGCTGAGCTTGTATTACAATCCATGAAGCTGGCCACTGAATTCCTCGCAGAGGGCGGAACATTCGTTACAAAGATTTTCAGATCAAAGGATTACAACTCGCTCCTCTGGGTCTTCAACCAGCTTTTCGCAAAGGTCGAGGCAACGAAGCCGCCCTCTTCCCGAAATGTCTCCGCCGAAATCTTTGTCGTCTGCCGTGGTTACAAAGCCCCCAAGAACCTCGATCCCAGATTCCTCGACGCTCGCAGTGTCTTCGCCGAACTCGCGGACCCAACGCCCAACAACGAAGCCAAGGTTTTCAAGCCCGAGCtaaagaagaggaagcgTGAAGGTTACGAGGAGGGAGATTGGACACAGTTCAAGGAGGCGCCCGTATCCGACTTTATCCAAACGACCGACCCCATTGCCATGTTGGGTGGCTTGAACAAGCTCAGCTTTGAGCAGAAGCCTAATGGTGATATTGCTGTCGCTACCATTGACAAGCTCCCCGAGACAACCAAGGAAATCAGGGATTGCTGTGCTGACCTTAAGGTCCTGGGACGAGCCGACTTCAAGCGTCTTCTTCGCTGGCGATTGCGG GCGAAAGAAGGTGAAGAAGTTGCAGAAATCGAGTCCATGGACGAGGAAATGCAAATCCAAGAGGAGCTAGAGCGCatgaaggagaaggagtCAAAATCAAAAAAGAAGCAGCGACGAGCCGAGAACGAGCGCAAGCAAAAAGAAATCACCCGTTTACAAATGAACATGACTACACCGTTCGAGCTCGGTATGGAACAGGCAGGTGGCGACGATTCCATGTTTGCGCTGAAGGCTGTCGATAAGGCTGGTGCTATCAACAAGATTGCCAAAGGCAAGATGGCACAAATCGTCGAGCGTGAGAAGCAGGAGGAAGTTGAGGAAGAACTTGAGACCGACGACGAAGAGGATCATCTTGAACGGGATCTAGACGCCATGTACGGCGATTACGTCGAACAACGGTCCGCGCGAGATGCAAAGTATCGTGCAAAGCGAGCTAGGAAACAAGACGATGACGGTGAGTGGAATGGTTTCTCTGATGAGGACAAAGAACAGAGTGACGATGAAGAGCTGGTACAAGATGCGGACAGCGACTGGAGCGACGATGAGGAGGAAGGACCCAAGGGCCTCATCACAGATCTAGACAACGAAGAGCAGTCTAAACAAGGCCTCACCAAGCGCGCTGCACGCTTTTTCGACCAGGACATCTTCAAGGGCATCGACGGACTCGATGACCtagaagatgatgaggacaGTGGCATCGATGTGGAAGGCGACACAGAAATGAAAGACGAGACCGTCACATCCGCCCCTGCACCAGAGGCCGAACTATCCATCCGAACCACCACCAATCCCGCGCCCTCAGCCTTCGACGAAGAATCGTCAGACGATGAAGACAAAATCGAAGAAGTCGCACGCGACGAAACTCAATGGGAGCAAGACAACATGCCCATGAAGAACGGACGACCGGACATCGACATCATCACTGCCGAAGCCATGACCCTAGCACACCAAATGGCCACAGGCCAAAAATCCAAACACGACCTCCTCGACGAATCCTTCAACCGCTACTCCCTCCGCGACGTCGACGGCCTCCCCGACTGGTTCCTCGACGACGAAAATCGCCACTCCAAACTTCAACGCCCCACCACCGCTGCCGCCGCCTCTGCCATCAAAGAAAAGCTTCGCGCCCTAAACGCGCGCCCCATCAAGAAGGTCCGCGAAGCCCAAGCCAGGAAGAAGTTCAAGGCCGCCCAGCGTCTAGAAAAGCTCAAGAAGAAGAGCGCGCTGCTTGCCGACGAGGAAGGCATGAcagagaaggagaaggcgCAGAGTATTGCGAGATTGATGAGTCGTGCAGCCAAGAAGAAACCGAAGCAGAAGGTTAGTGTTATTGTGGCCAAGGGCGGGAATAAGGGAATTAAAAATAGGCCGAAGGGCACAAAGGGTAAGTATAAGATGGTTGATGCGAGGTTGAAGAAGGATGTTCGGGGTGAGAAGAGGGCGGCGAAGAAAAATAAGAAGAGGTAG